The sequence agtttgtatggtaaTTGCTATAGAAATCGCCACTTGTAAAAACCCATTTCGTGAGGTGACCTATAAactattttaatacaatcaACTCTTTGACTTCATAGAAAACTTCCTAAGCTGGAAGACAGTTGTTGTGGCGAAGCGATCtgacttttgtaagcaaagttatgatTATGAAGAAACAAAAATGCCCATTATTGATATAATAATTGATGTTATTCTTAtgcgtgttaaattgaattttacacGTTTCAGTATTTtctaaataactttttttttgcaagcatcaaatcgtttcgcatcgcaacaaagacgatatGTTCCCTTGCAGATTTTCCTATGCTGCCAACGCACTCACATATTTTTAGAACTTCATGAGCAACCTTGCGGAACGGGTTTCCACAAAAttactgttttcaaagcaattttcATACGCACTTCAAGCTGCACGTGATCAGTCAAATTACTTTCAAATTAGCTAAAAtcttaggaggattattaaaagaGAAAATATTATCGCGAAAATGGTCATGAGATTACTGAAATATGATGGTATCGTGAAGCTGAAATCATACTACAGAAACAAAACTTGTCTTTCAGAATTAACATGTGAGTTTGAATAAGGCCGATAAGCGATAAGTAACAAAACATACAAGAATACATTCCtgaaattttatcatatttaGCGATATTTCAATTGTCCACTAAACTGAAATATCATAATGTTAAAATATAGGTCTATTATGTTTATTATCTTGGATGGCTAAAATAATTTAAGcaaaataattgttttatataagaaatgtaaaattttcatttcagaagCTCAATGTTCGAaatttttggatgaaatcgCCCAGCTGAAGAAAACACTGCAAGAGCAGTcagatttaataaaaaatctaaCACAGAAAAGCGATAAATCCGTAAAACAAACAACTGAGAAAGCTGTAATCAAAAAAGGTTCCAAGAAAACAACGCCAGACAAATTAGCCCATAAGGATGTGTACTTCAGTTCGCGAAAAACGTACGACGAGATGATCAAGCTGTTCGACAAAACCACATTAAACGGTCTCCACCCTAAGCTTCGAACAAATGCCGATTATTACCTTCATCATTTGAAAATGAATCTACTTGTGCTAACAAGCAATATTCAAGGCTTTTCTAAGGTGAAAAATTTGCTAGTTTACAAATAACGTAATccagatttgtttattattccaTACAGATAGAAGACTGCTTCAGCACGTTCCTGAGTAGAACCCAACAACTGCGCGAGTACATGGCATATTATTATGGTAGCTGCAAGGGCCACTATGAGCAAACGTGTAATAGGAATGCGCTGGTAACCTACCAGGATGGTTTACGTGAACTGGAATACATGATCGCCGAATGCATCCGTCAGCGAATCAACTAAAGTTCTATCATAATATGATGTATTGAACCAAAAAATGTCCACAAGACACGATAACAAATGAGGAATAACGAAAGATTGCGATGGTGGGTGCAGTAAATACGATGAGTTTAGGTGCAGTAACGAAACTTACCCTTACCCGTATCACCAACATTTTTTACCACACTGTCTAACTTGGCTTGCACCTTTGTTTGAACGTTCTCTGCACCTTCCTTCATTTTGGCAAGTATACCTGTATAGAAATTTTGGATAGTTATTTCACCTAGTGGAATTAGACACGTCTTCTTTCCATCGAAGCAAGCAAGCAATTACAATATATTTATTCTTAAAAACAGCTACATTGACAAACGTATCATCATGAGCTCATGCTGAAAAATAATACTATTTCATTCacagtgaaaaaaaattaaaactaaaagacaaatattatcgatttttttcattgttttggcGAAATGCTTGTGACAGTGATATAtccataaatattaaatatacaaTAAATATACAacgaataatgaaaataactgtTTCATCTTACAATGCTACCCTTAATTCTAAATCAATCGTTTCATattatacatattttaatcTCTGGTGTTGTAGGAAGTGGCTTgacaataactttttttttaacttaaacaAATCTTCTTCTCAATATTCGGAACGaaattttctattgaaattttcgttggaaacaaattaaattcaaaatacaTCAAATAATGTAAAGAATTTTATGCGTTGCGTCATTTCACCCCTCAAGTGCATTTTAAACCATAATTccctacccgagcaggagcgacgaccttgaTAACAGAATTTGGTATGAAgtaggtaaaataccaaaaaataataccaaaaacttatatgcagaatacttgaggcataccatgcttaggtatttcaataccaaacgaataataattggttatgcatttggtatttaATAACTaagtttgttatggcttaagtattgtgcatattagtttttggtattattcctttggtattttacctcttatgcagggctagttcataacagagtatggtatcaataacagaattaggtattattgagccaatttctcctgctccgGCACCCATTCACCATTCGCCTTTCAATCAGTTCAACAATCGACTGTGCCAAACACAAATCAAATGGACCACGCATGCATGCTGTTCCTCGCCCGTTGATGGActatactgcctgtaatcgcataactgtcccatatgactaggaaatccagcaaagatgggacaaatatgcgattataGGCAGTATAAACTGTTTGAGGGCTGTGAAACTTTGCGGTGCTTGATTGAAAAACATGTGTTAACGTGCCATGCATGTGTTAACTCGAGATGCAACAGGGAAATGGAAGAAAACGAGATTTTCATGAATGCAGTAGCAAAATCGGTAGTGCGCAGAAGTCCCTTTACAGAACTTCATATTTCCATTTGACTTTTCATCACTTTTGAGTTTACTCAATGAATAGTACTCtcataaatcataataaaaattgCGACATTTTATGTTCATGAGTGCAAAATATACCAAGTCATGTGAGTCCCATATTTAATGTACCCGCATAATAGCCTTATTAAGAGTTAACATCTCCTGAATCACGAAACTAAACAATGTTTCGATCAAACTAAATCGTTTCACGATAATCTAAAGAATGCTGAACAACTCAGCAAAAATTCAACAAGATATGATGATGATTAAAttttttcgaagatttttatgGATTGGAATGCGGTTTTGAACTTCATTGTCTTTTATCTCAGTATGCGAAAAGAATGGTATGAGACTGATATGCTAGTGAGGACAGTATACACAAAGCCATTCCTTGTCAAGCTACCATGCGTAAatggtcaagcagtttgaccaacattgactccacctctcgtttgttcaaaCATTCATCATCCATCGGGGGTCCCGTTGCGTAGTTGGCTagacgttcgccttataagcgaatggtcttgggttcgattcccagcccctcgtTACCCTCGTTACcacgttacccggattaaatggcaaccgaacaatgcaacgattattggatacccgacatggacaaacggacacaatggactcacgacaacaataacgaataatgGATATCTATAAATATATTCTGGGTGCGTCCTGTACAGGAGAATACCATaatagatctcggcacagtagcggttaagtaacacagagtgcctaccaaataaataaaggaataaaaaaactcaaaggttcagcccaatcgggttgtacgcaaaggtgacgttgaactacgtagctgtatgtaatctacaggttttcgactaccGGAttcccccgcttatccggacctcgctagtccgacgactcgttagtccggatctcgatAATTCGGAACTTttcggattaaaaagtatcaacacccatttaaacacattatgctgtcagttttctaatttgtgctgtgattttgttttggttcatttgtatggatttgacagtcggattaacgagagaaacctcgatagtccggccatacatttgtcggatcagcggggggatactgtattctgtgcgatgagatcaaagcaagcgtttttcaagcccagtCTGAATCTACTTTCGatgtgatgtatataatttttggtccaacatttgaaaatgattgttgattcattgttgacattaagtTGGTACTAATtaggtttatattattttaaatgataatcgattacacAATTAGAAAAGCACAagcctggctgatagtgtacagctgcaaccatcaccgacgcaaactgctacagagacttaagccccaaacgcaataggggaaactggggtaatatgcacccccggggcaaaacgaccctttgacgTTTTTGAGTACATTTTCGGCAGATTTTCATGAGTGTGCACAACAGGGCATGTAGTTCTTATCTCGAACTATGAGTCTagcagtaaacattcttgaaaaatttTCTGGAACACCGCCAAAAaaagccaaaaggtcgttttgccccgggggtgcattttaccccagtttaccctacaacggaacggcaacggaaacggaaaatttgacagttagcccatatattttctgtcaaattttccgtttccgtcgccgttccgttgtattgcgtttggggctttaccaCCCATCGCTAAGTCAGTCTAAGCCCCTGGTTGCTTATTACAGAAAAACCCATTGCTAAAGCTGGGCAGTCAACGgcgttattgataataataattattccttcacgtgaattGCGTCGGACTTAGCGTTTACTCCGACAGACACCTACGAATCATCAAAAACGAGCCAAACAAAGTTTACCAGAACCACCAGAACGCattcactgcagcagcgaagaagattcctaGCCCCTCTACTGCATCAACagacgtaagcaagaagctATCGTCAAATGCCCCCAAGCTTTCCAAGGAAAACGCACGTTTAAGTTAGCATAAAcaaactgcaccagctaaaagccctgtaatggcgacataaaaaaaaactttcaatgaataactaaagaaatgctgataaattactaagttgaaaagtaggccaagttctagttggaatgtagtgctatggtagaagaagcttgcgatgcacttacgagattgactgatttaCCGAAACCAaatgctaaactgttagcaagtttttaatagtaaatattatcatacatagatattgtaacacactagagtcggtttttacgcggaagatatgggccgcgtaaattaaaacaacgtaaaaaaccgcgtaaatcccaaagtaTGTCTGAAGGAACCGCGGAAATCCAGAAACTCGCGTGaataaaaaatcgcataaaaaacgattcctgtaaaaataaccgcgtaacaaacgacttcagtgtacatcgggtatgaagcgttgactcttccttgatcgaatggtttaagaaaattgaaaatccatcgtatcgagcaaagtaaacaaatgcttgttggtaaggtggaagtattgttatcgcctgatgattattatggcgaactaaaactcatgaattgaaatgtattagatttgttctagaaacagcttcaaaaaacttcaatacaccccccaataaagttgcaacaagaaactcacgtgttttcactctgtaggtgactttggttatcgaattaaaaagcttttgaagtgatcactcccgtgaagtcacttgaagggttgaacaaaaatgaaagttttcaacataataacaagagcatcgtttagaataagagtaagaagatcctctttgcgcaactctatataatcgACTCTGGCTCAAACATGTTCGCCGAACCTTGACTCCAACCCCCCGAATACttaaaccaaaatcaaatcgttttaattttttccaaccgaacCGCCAACTgccaaatggttgttcgaacaacttcacacacgttcaaacaaagcagcaatcgaagcgttttcttgggggtggagtcaatgttcatcaaactgcttgactggtgtgtactcTGCATAATAGTTGTTAATAATGTCGCCGGATCCTATAGTTAACAGCTGAGCAGAATAGATACGTTTGCGTATTAGTTTTCTCTAATATTTAAAATGTTTGTAATAGCATCTGCATCAATTGAATGCATCGAATTGTTCGAACTCGCTGGCTACCCACTTAGCTAGGATTTTCACACTATCGCTCCAGGTGAGAGAGCTTCCTGATGAATGGAAGATGTTGCACATGTTTCCCATttacaaaaaaggcgataaaAGAAATGTACAACCGAGGCATCACATCCCTACACACTTAAcccatttcaccgtattcggtaaattttaccgaaatctcaacaacagaactgttcggtaattttttttacagattttttgtattttttccattgctcaactgtcaaaataaccgaaaatcagttaaatttttaccgaacagttctgctgttgagatttcggtaaaattttaccgaattcggcgatttattttaagtgtgtatgttcTTGCTCCAAAGTATTCGAGATAATCATGAATGAGGTTTTATTCAGTACCAgtaaggctctgtctcatttggagaattaaacttaaaagtgacagttcaaaaattagcaaataacccagtcataagaatggctggtgctacccagcaattccaataagacgtcgatgcaaaatgattcgatatctgtcaaatgtaatcttgctctgcgagcagggttatttgataattattgaaatgtcacttttaagtttaatttcagtttaattctccaaatgagacagaccctaaagcGTACATCTCTACTGCACAGAACGACTTCTATCCAAAGCGATCTGTAGAAACGAATTTAATAGTTTGTTTCACTGTGTGTTCACCATGGACTCCGGTGGTCAAGTTGATGCAGTTTATACGGATTTGAAAGCAGCGTTCGACCGCGgaatattgcttgcaaagttagAACAACTTGGAGTTAGTCGCTATCTAGTGTGCTGGTTCAAATCATATCTGTCAAACCGTTTGCTTTCtgtgaaaatcggttcttcacaGTCTGAATACTTCTCCAATACttctggtgtaccacaaggaAGTAATCTGGGGCCTCTCttgtatttggattgtatgtttatttgcatgctccaattatgtgcataaaaataaattaaaaatcacaacatatcaGAGTTGCCCGCACAAACGCGTGTCTTGTAAATACACTAACAGTTTCTTTGCGCTACCTTTAGCTGGCACTCCTCAACAGCCACTATAAACAGCTCCATAGCTTGCAACTTCCGCAGGGGTGACAATTCCATGGCTATTAGAAGATCGGTGGCCGAGCTCCTTAACAGAGATTTCCCCAACCACGAACACAGGTTTACGGATTGGTCGGTCTCGGGCCGCGGAGTCGGCATTGGGGTAACCGGGACTGGTTTCACTGTGTCGGACAGCCTCCCGGATATGTGTGTGCAGCATATTTTCTTTGTGCAGCATCTCGTCCTTTCTGACTCTGCCAGTGACCTTTGCCTGGATTCCGGGGCACTGCGGAGTGCCTGGAAACATCACGGCAAATCTCCTTGCCGGAGTCGGATATATATCAGGGCCAGCGGTTTAGGACATCCGTGCCATTGGAAGACGTAAAAACCTGGATAAAGAAAGCCGTACGAGAAAACTGGGAAAGTTCCTGGTTTGCCACAACATCTGGATACCTTCGGAAAATTGAGGGGACCACATCCGCATTGACAGACCTATCCAACCTGAAAGAACAGCAAAACATTTCCCGGCTCTGAACCGGACACACTTCGATGGGAGCCCTTTTCATACAACCTGCGACGTCTGTGATGTTCGCAACACCGTTGAACATTATGTCTTTCGATGCCCCAAATATCAGGCTCTCAGGGATACCTACGGGATACCTGTTAGCATCAGGGATGCACTATCCGACGACGCTGCCAGCACCGCCGCCCTCATCTCATTCTTAAAAGATGGGGGCCTGTGCAATTAACAGTTTCAAGGGGCTTTTCGAGGTCAATCTTGGAAGTAAGCTCCCACAACACGAGGCTTTCGGGCATTCCTTGGTTACCCCAAGGCTATAAGTCCCCACCCCTCCAGTGACCGGGGTGCCCGGAAACCCCATCCCGGGTGCTAAGTCCCTCGCAACATAAACCACCAATTTCAACAAGGTCAGCTGGGGGGGCCTCGCACTTCCCCAATTCCATTACGGTCGCCTCATCAGCATAGCCAGTCTTTTACCGCAGCAATGCAAGAACGAATATGCTGCTGTCAAACCATTTCAGAGCTCTGAAGCTGATATCCAGCATTCTGatcttatttatttcattttcctGCGTTCTGCATACCTTAAATTACGTTCGGATACATTTGGATGACCAGAAGGAATAAAAGGCTCGCTACAATTGGGGTAAGTCTTCCGCCTCAAGCCGTTTCAATTATCTCCGGAGAGCAGCGCACTCAACGTCACTTGGACCTATATTATTACTACCAAGGATTATCTGGATCTTCCCGTAGTTGGATGTTTTAAACTTTATCGTTTGTTATGTTATGCCATAGTTTTCTTTTCATCGACCATTTTAAGTCATTAACCATTTCTATTCAAGTTTTAAAGCGTTAGTAAGAGGTTTTAAAATGTTCATATATTATGTTTATTTGTATTGAAATTCGTCAATGGAAGGTCCCACGATTGGACCTGCCCGCTCCCCCTGCTAAGTGCCCCTGGCCTTGGCATTCACGACGAGTGAAGaacctaaaaattttaaaaattcacataaatcaagaaaaaaaaaatggtggtGCTGATGTTGTTCTCAGGTTGCTCTTTTTCATGGGGATCTTTTTTAGTAGAAAAGTTGGGTCAGCCACGCGTGGCCAATCCACAACCGTGTTAGGACACGCTAGTCTGTATGGCCTAAGCGTATCGTGTTTCACGTTCGCAGTGCATCAATTCAGTCGTCGTGCTGCTCgatatttttttcctgttcgggtgtgcccctgcgaccagttattagatctattgtagcaataCTCGTATCcttgggtccgcgacgttaggcataagtacgctagccataaggacgttaggcataattaaggggctacagctcttcgatgaacctacgccaaatggagtatccttctccactggactcgatcctgggccaatcgcttccagtcgccctcaagtcctcttcaactgcaaaaagccatctagtacgtggccttccacgaagcctgcggccttttCCGGGttatctactaaatattatcttcgcttgccgttcttccggcatacgaaaaaCGTGACCAaaccaccgtagtctgccgtgatgcataagcttaacaatatccagccctttatacacctggtacaattcgtgattcatgcgacgccgctaGATACCGtttttaccgccgagtattgtccgcagcaccttacgctcaaacactccgaaagctctccgatcagcctcctttaacgtccatgtttcatggccgtataaagccaccggaagaatcagagtagtatacagcgtgagttttgttttcgtttgcagactacgggacttaagctggttaagaagtccgtaataagggtaacatcattatcgcaggcataagtacgttaggcataatggacgtttggcataattctgcctttttTATGTCATAGTttgtacttatgcctaacggggtataccccgtatccttagtgtataagcgcatgtcgaattactccattccTATTGAGAAGCCGTATCGGTTTCGATAAAGTTCATGTTTGGTTTTTGTCAAAAGCATAATGACACCTTTTTTCTTTCAGGCTAAGGTTGGAgtatttgttgttttaattggcttttttcggtgacaaTTAAATCAAACAGCAATTTAGCGTTACGCGTTTCGGCTTACTAcgcttcagccatcatcagacgcTACTAGCTGGCAACCTCCTAGCTGTTCAGTCAGACAAACATAACTTATGTTATAACTTATGATTTAAttgtcaccgaaaaaagccaattaaaacaacaaataagTTTCCACGGTGATTAAACCCCAGTCAGTAAGGTTGGAGTAGTCTGTGCAgcgcataaaagtcttctccctTCACCTCAGTTCATGGCTAcacgttgccaaccacgcagcctgcggtgggtccgcaaatcgccttctacctgatcgatccaccttgctcgctgtgtaTCTCGCCTGCTCggtcccgtcggatcgttgtcgagaaccatttcaaCCGGTTTACTGTCCGagattctggctacgtgcccggcccaccgctgtcttccgattttcgcggtatgaacgatggatggttctcccaacagatgatgcaactcgtgattcattcgcctcctccacgtaccgtccgccatcttcaccacaccatagatggcacgcagcacttttctttcgaaatctcccagtgcgcgttggtcctccacgagtatcgtccaggtctcgtgtccgtagagaactaccggtctgatAAGCGTTTTACGGCGAACTCCATTCAATCGTAGCGTTTTGCGGAGtgtaaagtacgtacgatttcctgccatgatacttatccgaatttttctgctcattatcggaggtcaccagtgagcccaagtacacgaaatcggcgaaaccaaataactggatgaaattcgtgaaaatcgttccactcgtgtcgatccctGACCCCTACccccttcaaagcgatgttgaataacagacacgaaagactaTCACATTGCCGCAAAAGTTCGCATTTCACGACCTCTGGTCCTGTCTTTAtataaaaaaagaactttttatAGTAGTTCGGAGActcatgatgttatataccaatcgactcaactcgtcgaactgaacaaatgtctgtcagtcCGTGTTTATGTGTgcgtgtgcacacgaaaaccgcaaaacattagccactttttcatatagtaattctcaaccgattttctcgcaacaagttgcattcgacttgGGACAAGTTGGGACccagttgatcactattgaatttaatcacgatcgatcattgcgttcaaaagttatgtagaAAATGGCATCGTCACCGtgaggtggattaatctgttatgaaaactcatatgtgaatatgtacgttatgtggaagatattgatttgaaaaatgtattggaggtaaccactttcccttcgatgggactcgaacccatgaccctacaatacgctagactggtgctttaatcaactaagctacgaaggacctccgtcggccttcgcaacctagtggctactgaatgagctcgagattcccaaatcttccacataacgtacatattcacatatgagttttcataacattgtaaattaacgtccaattCGGGTGGTGCAATCCCCAgaaataggcaattatctttgattgaactgattaatctgttttttttcctTAGTTCAATCAACATAAATCCTAATCAAATTAATATCCATTGTTCAAATAAGAATTCGTAAAATTTTCATCATAagacagtaaaaaaaaacactcatcATTCCAAGCCGATCGCAAGATTAGACGTTCAATTGTATGCTTTACTTTGTACATCTATtctgattcgattcgatttgtgATTCGATTTCATATATCATGCAAATTGAAGCTAAGAACTAAAGGATTTTGTTTGTAATGCATGTGagtcagggattgaacttatcatttcattatcatttagtatttagcaaataactcattccagaggcggaattccgaaaagtgttgtatggcggacttctagcgctgattccccactacaactttgtctaagggcacattgctctatgtcaaatattaacagcgtgaaacgctaggaaCACtcaaaatactaaatgataataagtgttatcatcatttagtatataaagtgatactagcgtttcccgcggtgaatattagacatagaccAATgcacccttagacaaagttgtagaggggaatcagcgcaAGAAGTCCGCCAttcaacacttttcggaattccgcctctgaaatgagttattggctgaatactaaatgataatgaaatgataagttcaatccctgatgTGAGTATAATAGTTAAATAAGATAAAGTACTAAGCAAA comes from Armigeres subalbatus isolate Guangzhou_Male chromosome 2, GZ_Asu_2, whole genome shotgun sequence and encodes:
- the LOC134211998 gene encoding uncharacterized protein LOC134211998, which codes for MCKYKYIINLFLLTVLGADSKGENLSKIQRGFDQKRSGISYVLIGSYSYRNQDNKGNNTGRIFVPPPTTFGGKRVTALSGSEGSSENSSSNTIINYIRNKPWTPPIGTEAQCSKFLDEIAQLKKTLQEQSDLIKNLTQKSDKSVKQTTEKAVIKKGSKKTTPDKLAHKDVYFSSRKTYDEMIKLFDKTTLNGLHPKLRTNADYYLHHLKMNLLVLTSNIQGFSKIEDCFSTFLSRTQQLREYMAYYYGSCKGHYEQTCNRNALVTYQDGLRELEYMIAECIRQRIN